The genomic segment GTGTGCCTGGCTCAAAGAAAAGTTTATTACAAGCTAAGGCAGATGGCGCGGATATTCGCATGGTCTATTCGCCACTGGATGCTTTAGATCTGGCGCGGAAAAATCCGGATAAGGAAGTTATCTTTTTTGCACTGGGCTTTGAAACCACCATGCCCAGCACGGCGTTAACGGTTTTACAGGCGGCAGCGGACGGTATTACGAATTTCAGCTTGTTTTGTAATCACATTACCACCGTTCCTACTATTAAAGCGATTCTTGACTCGCCCGACATGAAAATCGATGGGTTTCTGGCACCGGGTCACGTCTGCATGGTAGTGGGTGAACGCCCATTTGATTTTGTCGCGGATACCTACAATAAACCCCTGGTGGTCACCGGATTCGAACCCTTGGATATTTTGCAATCGATCTGGATGCTGCTGAAACAGCTCGACGAGAATCGCACCGAGGTCGAAAATCAGTACGCTCGCATTGTTCCGGCGGAAGGCAATGCCCCCGGAATGGACGCCTTATCAATCGTCTTTGAGCTGCGTGAATTTTTCGAATGGCGCGGCTTAGGTTCAATTGACCACTCCGGCGTGAAAATGCGTAAAGAATATGCTCGCTACGATGCTGAAGAAAAGTTCTCAGTACCTAATTTAAAGATCGCCGACCCAAAATCTTGTCAGTGCGGTGAGGTCTTGAAAGGCGTTATTCGCCCTTGGGAATGCAAAGTGTTTGGTACCCAGTGCAACCCTGAAACCCCCATGGGCGCCTTAATGGTCTCTACCGAGGGTGCCTGTGCGGCCTACTACAACTTTGGCAATCTCGATGAGTTGCTTGGCAAACGACAACAAAAGGAATCGCAACAAGAGGCGATTAAGGCATGAGCAATCCGGCAATCGCAAACATTCGCCAGCGCAGCGGAAAATGCCGTGCCGCAACCATTACCATGGCGCACGGCAGTGGCGGCAAGGCCATGCGCGACTTGATTGATGATGTCTTTGTTGGCGCCTTCGACAATGAAGAATTGAACAAACTGGAAGACCAAGCCCGATTTGATTTGAGTGTATTGACTGCCCAAGGTGACCGCCTGGCATTAACAACCGATTCTTATGTTGTCGATCCACTGTTTTTCCCCGGCGGCGACATCGGCAAGTTAGCGATTACCGGGACCGTGAATGATCTGGCCGTCGGTGGCGCAATCCCGTTGTATCTGACCTGCGGCATGATTATCGAAGAAGGCATGCCGGTCGATGACCTACGCCGCATCGCCCAATCCATGCGCGCAGCAGCCGATCAGTCTGGTGTAAAAATTGTCACCGGCGATACCAAGGTGGTACCTCGCGGTGCGGCGGATAAATTATTCATTAACACCGCGGGCGTCGGTGTTATCCCATCCGGCGTCAATATCAGCTCGAACCGCGCACAACCCGGCGATGTTGTTTTAATCAATGGCTACGTCGGAGATCATGGTGCCGCCATCGTCGATGCGCGCGGCGAGATGGCGTTGCAAAATACTATCGAGACAGACTGCCAGCCACTGAATTCCATCATTAGCGCCATGCTAGAGGCTTGCCCTGACATCCATTGCATGCGCGATGCAACCCGCGGCGGCATTGCCACCGTTCTGAATGAATTCGCCCAGGGCAGCAGCACCTGTATCCGTCTCAACGAAAAAGCCATACCCATCCGCGAGGACGTGCGCGGCATGTGTGAAATTCTGGGTCTGGACCCCTTGTATCTGGCCAATGAAGGTAAAGTGGTTGCCATCGTACCGGCAGATGCGGCCGAAAAAACCTTGGCCGTTATGCGTGCGCATCCGGCAGGCGAACACAGCGCGATCATCGCTGAGGTATCCGCCGCACCGCGATCCACCGTCATTCTTTCTACCTTGTTTGGCGGTGAGCGCATCGTTGACATGTTGGTCGGCGAGCAATTGCCCAGGATTTGCTGATGAATGCATCCGCTGACAAGATTAGTTTTGAGGATGATGCCATCACCATCGCGGATCAGGGTGGTGCCGTGAAACTGAACTATCAACAAGCACTTGCCCACCATCAAGGTACATCATGGTTCGGCGTCGCCGTTGCCTTTCGCGCGCTACAGTTTGCTGGCGAGGCCCTATCATCCGCCGATGGTCTTTGGCATCGAAACCAGCTCTATATTGTTTCCGCCCATCCTGGCCCCGGCGTCAAAGATGCGATTGAGTATGTGACGCACTGCGTGAGTACGGATCATTTTCGCTTAACCGACGAAGTCGCCGGACAAACCTCCTGTGGTAGCGACATGAAATTTCACTGGTGGGTGAGTAATGGCACACATACGGCCATCATCGATCTTCGACAGGGTTTTGTTCCCATGTCGTTTACCGATCGATTGCATCGTCTAGGCACAGACCGGCAACAACACGATGATGAAACGTTATTTTCTGAACAGAAAAAACAGCTCGCCAATGAGCTGTGGCAATTCACTGCGGCCGATAATTTTCATTGTGATCTACGTGCAATACCACTGGCGGCCAGCCAATTGCCCGGCAGTAACTTAGCCGTGAAAAGCCATGCATGAAATGGGCATTACCCAAAGCATTATTGCGATTGTCAGCGAAAACGCGGACTCGAAAAAAGTCAGCCGTGTGTTGTTGGAAATCGGCAAACTGTCCGCCATCATGCCGGATGCGATTCGGTTCTGTTTCGACGTTTGTGCCAAGGGCACTGTATTGGATGGTGCGACACTGGAGATACTGGAGATTGAGGGCCGCGCCGAATGCAACGACTGCGGCAACCAAATTGTATTAAAACAGCTGGCGGGACATTGCAGCTGTGGCTCAAGAAATCTCACCTGCATTGCCGGTGAAGAACTTAATATTAAAGAAATGGAGATAGCATAATGTGTACAACTTGCGGCTGTTCCGACAACGCCCACGCCACGGTCACCGACCTGCAAAGTGGTAAAACCGTGACCATGGAAAAAGATGGCCATGAACATACCCATGACCACGATCACAGCCATGATCCCCATGCGCATTCACATGATCACGATCATGAACATCCACATACCCATGACCAGCATTCGCATGACCACGACCATGGCCACACACATAGCCATGGCACTACCATTTCTCTGGAACAGGACATTCTCGCCAAGAACGACAAACTGGCGGAACGCAATCGCGGCTGGTTTGAAGGCCGTAATATCCTCGCTCTAAATCTAGTCAGTTCTCCAGGATCGGGTAAAACCACCCTGCTGGAACGCACCATTACCGATCTCTCCTCCGAACTGCCGATCAGTGTTATCGAAGGTGACCAGGAAACCATCAACGATGCCGAGCGCATTCAAGCAACAGGTTGTAAGGTAGTGCAAATCAATACCGGCACCGGCTGTCACCTGGAAGCCGACATGCTGGCGCGTGGTTTGAAAGATCTGCAACCACCGATGAACTCCATCGTTATGATTGAAAACGTCGGCAACCTGGTGTGCCCGGCACTCTTTGATCTAGGCGAACGCTGCAAGGTCGCGATTCTTTCCGTCACCGAAGGCGAAGACAAACCCATTAAATATCCGCACATGTTTCGCGCCGCCGAGGTCATGATCCTGAACAAAACCGATCTACTGCCTTATGTGAAGTTCGATGTCGACAAGAGTATTGAATACGCGCGCCAGGTCAATCCTGACATCAAGGTGTTCACCCTATCGGCCACCAGCGGTGAGGGTCTCGATCAATGGTACGACTGGCTCAAGGCGCAAGTGCAATCTAACGCAAGCGAGACCGAAGCGACCTTATGACCACACTACTCTTTCTTGGGTTTCTGATCGGCATGCGCCATGCACTGGAGGCCGATCACGTTGCGGCGATTGCGACACTCGCTACGCGCACGAACTCGCTGCGCGGCGCGCTTAGGCAAGGTGCGGCGTGGGGCCTGGGTCATACCCTCACTTTGTTTCTGTTTGGCTTGATCGTCATTCTGATGGACTCCGTGATACCTGCTGCGTTCGCGTTAAAACTCGAATTTGCCGTGGGCTGTATGTTAGTGATTTTAGGCTTAGACGTTATGCGCAGACTGATTCGTGACCGCATTCACTTTCATACCCACAAACACAC from the Gammaproteobacteria bacterium genome contains:
- the hypD gene encoding hydrogenase formation protein HypD; protein product: MKYVDEFRDPDKAKLLINEIAAITAKLDVTEKRPLQLMEFCGGHTHTIFRYGIEQMLPKSIELIHGPGCPVCVLPMGRVDDCVALAERPNVIFTTFGDAMRVPGSKKSLLQAKADGADIRMVYSPLDALDLARKNPDKEVIFFALGFETTMPSTALTVLQAAADGITNFSLFCNHITTVPTIKAILDSPDMKIDGFLAPGHVCMVVGERPFDFVADTYNKPLVVTGFEPLDILQSIWMLLKQLDENRTEVENQYARIVPAEGNAPGMDALSIVFELREFFEWRGLGSIDHSGVKMRKEYARYDAEEKFSVPNLKIADPKSCQCGEVLKGVIRPWECKVFGTQCNPETPMGALMVSTEGACAAYYNFGNLDELLGKRQQKESQQEAIKA
- the hypE gene encoding hydrogenase expression/formation protein HypE — encoded protein: MSNPAIANIRQRSGKCRAATITMAHGSGGKAMRDLIDDVFVGAFDNEELNKLEDQARFDLSVLTAQGDRLALTTDSYVVDPLFFPGGDIGKLAITGTVNDLAVGGAIPLYLTCGMIIEEGMPVDDLRRIAQSMRAAADQSGVKIVTGDTKVVPRGAADKLFINTAGVGVIPSGVNISSNRAQPGDVVLINGYVGDHGAAIVDARGEMALQNTIETDCQPLNSIISAMLEACPDIHCMRDATRGGIATVLNEFAQGSSTCIRLNEKAIPIREDVRGMCEILGLDPLYLANEGKVVAIVPADAAEKTLAVMRAHPAGEHSAIIAEVSAAPRSTVILSTLFGGERIVDMLVGEQLPRIC
- the hypA gene encoding hydrogenase maturation nickel metallochaperone HypA, which produces MHEMGITQSIIAIVSENADSKKVSRVLLEIGKLSAIMPDAIRFCFDVCAKGTVLDGATLEILEIEGRAECNDCGNQIVLKQLAGHCSCGSRNLTCIAGEELNIKEMEIA
- the hypB gene encoding hydrogenase nickel incorporation protein HypB → MCTTCGCSDNAHATVTDLQSGKTVTMEKDGHEHTHDHDHSHDPHAHSHDHDHEHPHTHDQHSHDHDHGHTHSHGTTISLEQDILAKNDKLAERNRGWFEGRNILALNLVSSPGSGKTTLLERTITDLSSELPISVIEGDQETINDAERIQATGCKVVQINTGTGCHLEADMLARGLKDLQPPMNSIVMIENVGNLVCPALFDLGERCKVAILSVTEGEDKPIKYPHMFRAAEVMILNKTDLLPYVKFDVDKSIEYARQVNPDIKVFTLSATSGEGLDQWYDWLKAQVQSNASETEATL